caattttttctttgtttttatAACTGAAGGGGTTGGTTAGTGGTTGATGTGCAAAATGTCGTCATTATTTATTAGGGGTTGTCTGAAATTATCTAGAAATTTCACTCGATATCATTGTTACCGAACCGTGAGATTGTTAGTGATAAAATAGTGCGATTAAGTGCTGTCCTCATGGGGGAGTAAATTAATTGCCTCGGGGTTTCGTTGATGCAATCGggttgtaaataaatttacggGGGTTGAACTGATATCTGAGTGACtgtgacaatttttcaaatttatttataaatttttgagaGTTCATCCTAAATATGGGCattcgaaaacatttttttctaattttttctttggttTCATAACTGAAGGGGTTGGTTAGGGGTTGATGCGCAAAATGTCGTGAGCATTTGCCGGGGATCGTCGGAAATTATCTAGAAATTTCACTCGATATTATTATTAACGAGTTGCGAGATTATTGTTGGTCGAATAGTGCAATTAGGTGCTGTCCTCATGGgggaatgaaataattttttcgagtctattaatagaaattattatcaaattacGTAAATTACATACAATCCtggatatttcaaaaattatcaaaacttTTCATTCGAGTTATTGGAAATTATGGTGAATAAACTCCTGCGATGATGCGTCGATTCATCAGCAACATAATTAGAATTAGTCTTCATTATTTTGTGAGAATCGGTGTGGAACGCTGATTGACCTCTACTACTAATTGCGAATGGTCTCTGAGACATTTCATTTTGTTCTAGACCTTCAGCTGAAATATTCGAGTGGCATTCGTCGCAAAAAGAGCTGATTTCACTTTTGTCAGGAGCTTCTGGAATTAATTCCCTGTCTTCGTGTGAtgagaaatgaatttcccgGGGtctgtcaataaaaataattgttgcaGTTCATTTCAgtgatgaatgaataaaaaaactgaggaaaaacattttttttaccaaatattcatttactcgAGAGAAGTAATTCTGTTCGTAGGATTATATTCTTTTAATTGAGCCCCACActaccagaaaaaaatatttctattggaattttttttcttgaaacaaATATCAATTACTGGAATTGATGTGAAGAAGATAAGACCTTACGagcaaatcaataaatataattttttaaaactcaaaGTGATCTCCAGGTGAGAAATTTTCACTCTCCTGAATTGATAAAAAGTTTGttctcatgaaataaatacttcgATGAGTAATTTGATTGTTATTTCTTGAAATTATGACaatcattgaattgaatttctcaAACATCAAATTaaacgaattttttaatatgcaAATTTGTGATTACGCTATTGTAAATGAATATGTTGTTGTTCTGGggaagaaatataaatttctcccAACTTGACAATAACAATATCCTCTCTGATTCacaatatgaatttttctgtTCAGTTATAATTAACTTgatgaaaaacgtaaaaacttGTTGATTACTATAACGAcgtatttaattataataataattttggttCTCAATGGCACCAaagaattgatgaaaaaaataaaacttgtgATTGACAAGAAATCGAATGCTCTTGTTATTCCgataaatgaaagaaatttcaattctatAGAAATTCTATTCCTTTCAGTCAATTCATTCTAGAATAAACTTCATTTAAAAATCGTTAACCCAATGATAgttaatgaaatgaaattttcttgataaaatcaattttatccaTCACCGCAGAGGAGCCTAATTAAGCTTCAACGAGGACAATCTTATTATCCTTAAGATTCACTACGTTGGATGGAATTTTaaagaaaatcaattaatgatttttaataattatgggAAGACTTCACCCAAGACTATAACCGACATTACAATTTTGTATTACAAAACAATCAACAAAAATTCAAACGTAATCAGAACTATCTAGTAATCGACCACAGAAAtccattattaaaaaattaactacTTCTCCAaagtaaattaatatttagaaacagcaattttttccacttcatgaataacaatttttacgttcTACGGTACCTGCCCCTCtgcatattttttatctctaaTTTAACATGCGCTATCAGTAGGAAAATCGccttctggaatttttttgtcagacTCTGAAGGTGCAGGGAGCAGTAAAAAATCCCTCCACTGATGATCATTGACAGAATCCAACTGACAAAACTGGCAGAAATGGGAGGTGGTGATGCTGGTGGTGGGTAAAGCGACTGCCAGACCCGTTGCCACCACAGGACGTGAGAATATTGGAGTTCAATTTcctaaaaacaaatatttaaaaaaatgaaaaatatatttaacacAAAGAACTGACAGAAGTTGACGTAAAACAAAGAATAGTATATTACGACACAAGGCCAGAAAGTTGGATTTCCTGGCGTGCGTGATAGAGGGCCGAGGCGAAGCCGAGGCCCGCATAGCACGTACGCCAGTGAATCCGACTTCCTGGCCGTGTgtcgtatactatttttcttgCTCCCCACCCGAAAGTGCGGTAGACCATAAATatcttaatatttaataagtgGTAACACAATCAATGGGAGCCCGCCCGACTTTTGCAAAACCGAGGCGAAGCCGAGGTTTTGCTGGTCGGGGCGGGCGAAAAGTGAGAAttgcattcaaaaaatttcctataattgctgcagaaaaagtgaaatccagaaaatgactatttataaatatatatgattttttcatttattttgctaATTATTCTCCTTATCACAATCACATCgagaaatactaaaaaaatattagtaaaatTGTCAGGCAattttactaatatttttttttctcatttttctttatgatATGTCTTTGTTACAATCTTATACGTCGTTCAGGGACTGAAAATTCTCTTGCAGATATTGGTTAAATTAATGCGCGtacataatttcaatttcattttacaTTCTTCAAACAATGGGAATATCATGTACTTCATGAGGTGCATCATGTACTTAACCAAATGTTCTCGTTTAGAACttaaattcattggaattcaAGTAGAGTCGAACGAAACAATGACGTTAATCCATCAAATAATTACTGAattaatatcaaatattttcaggtTCGTGATGCATGTTAGTAAAactaaatcataaaattaattctcagaaAACTGAGGCTATATTCTAACAGAGAACCTGTCACATTTGTGTACAGTCCTCGCAACAGTCCTCGGGAAGACCGCACTTTCGGGTCGGGGAGCCAGAAAAAACATATGGGTAACGCAGGCCACAAAAGGCCTTGTTCCCGGAGCGAAATCGCGCCGGGAAGACCGCACTTTCGGGTCGGGGAGCCAGAAAAAACATTTGTAGCATCAAAGGAAATAAACtgaattgaacaaaaaatatattcgtaATGAATAAAACATGAGCTGATGCTGATCGTTACTAACGTGCTTCCAGTACGACCATATGCTGCAGTAGAGTATTCTCTGAAAGATCAGCCAGTACCAAAGGCCAGAGCTGATGACAATCCACTTGACGAAAATCTTGATTTATCAGCGAAAAATTGTGTTATTGACATTGAGATTTTAGATAACTGAGCCCTTAAGTCGATTATTTTActtgaagtattttttccAACGACTTGTGAGTGATGTTGAGGTATTTAACGTTGAATTTTCTCCTGACGACGACGACGAGGGCGGCCAGGACCAGAAATGACGGGAAAGTGTGGACAAAATCAGGCCCAACAGCCGTTTTTCCGTATTCCCGGAGGACTCGGTGCTGGAGGATAAATACTTCACGGGGGATTAATAATGCCCCTATCACATCTAGGAAATAAGACATGATAAGGCCTAACCCTTCCTGTCAAGCACATTCCACcgtaaaaaaagtgaaacacaaaattgaaatgaaatgaaaaaaaaatggaatgaaataaaaaaatactttttgttttttcgaatTATTCTTAATAATATGTACAAAAACATTATATACAGGATTTTCTTTTTGATAGTGAAGACACGGAAAAATTTGGagtttgaaaaatatggaaaatgtGGGTGTCATGgggtttatatatttttcataaatttttccgtCGTAGGGAGTAGTTAAATGAGGAAATAGTCGGGCCCAACGAACGATCCGCATTTTGGAAAGTCCTGGGGGGCTGGTACCATGTCAGTTGCATCCCCCACCTGAAGAATCACGTCCAACCCTCGGGTCCACTCGGGTGCGTGCTCATCACGAAGCATCCAATAGCCTTCAAaggattattattaattacaatcaACGAAATTGGGGAGGGATTGAGGCTGTTGTcgtgtaaaatatttactcgGCAGTTTtggtttaaatttttatgatgaatagTTTAAAAAAGTTCAAGGGATTAAAATTGTTTAACAAATCAACGGCTCCacagtttttaaaataaaaattatggagggTAGAAACCGTATCATTGAATAaagtcgaaaaaaattaaacgattAACCGTTTtgttttagataaaaaaattaccgacaattcataaattcacataattaagaataattactatggaaaaaatataattatattttatctgtctatatacaATGCGATTAATCCAGTGAAACTATTGTATACTGTTAAATGATTGTGCTTCAATCTGTGCGATTTCCCATCGCAGGAAGTTTTTACAGCAACaactttaattaaaatttattattcacctGGATTATCAGCTTTGAATCGAATCGCCACTGCTCCGAACTTTGGAACTATCACCGTGTCCTTCAGTGGTGGGCAAGCCAAATTACGAGTAAATAGAGCATCATTTTTATCCATTTCTTTGATGTGGTCGAGGCTTTCGCTTTTACCAAAATACCTGGCACCAACGATGTAAAAGTGATAGCCGTGAAGGTGATAGATAAGATCGTCTCGGCCAgctgaaatattatttataattcataaaaaatccttTGTATCCAAAAATATAAAGACTACCATAACTATCATACGACCACCGTCCCACCTGTGTCACACTATTTGtttattcacaaaataattcatcgattttCCAAATCATTAGAATTTCCTAAATAGTGAGATAAATACCTTGATCTAAGAGAATAATTTCCACAGTTGCGCCCAATGGAATGCGCTTCAAATGGACACATTCGCACTCAGTCCCTCCGCTTTCCTGTTTTTTGCAGTGATTCGACAGATTAGGATCGCTGCCAGAGCACAGGATATCCTCTGGGACATCAGCGCCCTGAGTTAGCAGGGGTGACGAAGGGTATATGAAGCTTGCGTTATTCATACTCAGCCGCTTCATATCTTCCCCTAAAAAACGGTAacggaaaaatcaaaatctgGACAAATCAATGATTTTCCGTAGTGATTCGCCCTTTTTCAAGGTCGAGGAAGGGCCAATGCCGATTCCTGGACAAGGGAAAGGCTTCAGATTgttggcagatctggattttgtCGCACTTCGGGGCTTCTTGGCGAGCCAAAAGCGAGCCGAAAGTGCGGCATTGTCTTACATTCTGGTTGACAAGTGCCGAAAGGGGTGGTATTACCCCACCTTCCACAGGTGAACCGAAAATGTGGCTTAAAAAATACCTATGACACTCGTCCtaaaatatactatttctTTACATACCTGCAATATTGGACACCAGTGTTTGCTGATTAATTGGCAGATAAATTGTGATTTGGGTTTTGGGTTCGCTGAGTGCCAATGGCAATGCTTTCAGTGCCTTGACTTCTGTAACACAAACATTTTCAGTTGTCTGACACTTCTCCGCGGGATTCGTCGTCATCTTTCTTTTACTCGCTGATTTCGTCATCGTCGATTCATCAATTTCGTTCAAATAATTTGGCGTTTCATATTTCAATATGGCCGAGCCACTGGTTGAACCCGTTCTGCACGATTTTATGGTTTTCACCGTAATATTGTACTGATCGTTATTTCTCCCTCTCGTTTCCAAAATGAAATCGGCTCTTTCACCTGCAAAAGTCCGTTGTCacggtgaaaataaaatcgtaTACAGCGGTAGAATACCGTCAAGTCCACTCCCGTAGAACACGATTTGGGGATTAAGGTTTACCCTAACAgcagatgaggaatggccgatagtcggccgactgtcggccagcattggccgaatgtcggcccactgtcggccattcacATCTCCTGTTAGGGTAGTTAGTTCGTTTCAGGAAACGAAgcagagcggttgtgcctttccagcgtataaaataaaagcgaTAAAACTGAATTCACACGTTTGATTATTGAAccattatcccatttccaataaggTTGTTGTCGTGCGACAGTCCCTGCAAAAACttgacaacaaaaaaaaattcgaggagaattagagagaaaaaaattccgcttTAACCCacccgggaatcgaaccctggtCTCCCACGTGGTATCGCACCGGTAAAAAACTTTTTGCAGTGACTGTCGTGCGCCGACTACCTTAACACGTTTACTCGTCATCTCGACTTCTTAACGTACCATTGGCAAGTGTTATCTCCTGGACTGGTAGTGGTTTAACGGGATGACCATCCAGGGCGATGAGGAGGATCGAGTGtcgatgaattaaaaatgtaacTGGGCATATGCCAGCTCCACCGGCATGAGCTATCCTGAATCGATGCCTTTTGCCGGGTATAACGGTAAAGACTGATAAGGGCATTTTCGAATCGTGCGGCTGTCGGCCCTTTCCGTTGATGAGTAGTAACGCCGATTTTTTGGATACCCCGTGGTCAGTGGTGACGTCATCAGATTGAACTGAATGGTGCCATTGGGAGATGAGTATTACATGACTAGGATCGTCTATGTCGTATAAGTTACGATGGGGCTCCCTTACGTCCGCTTGTCTGACGATTAAGGAACCAAAAATTCCGTTGGCGATGTCAGACgctggaaaattatttctcaaatttaAATGTGTTCGTGGAGTACATATTTGAAGTGAAGAAGTGTTGGTGGGATTTAAATAGTATTTCCTGTGTTACAAATAATTATCGTCAAGCAAAATATCGtcattatgattattattgtaTTATTTATGAGACTTATTGGACAGCATTCTATTTTTCTCGGGAAAATTACTGTACGCTGATagaaaatgttaattttattaatagaaTCTCATGGGGTAAATTCagtaatttctactgaatttttctgtCCCTGGAGGAAGGGCAATTAGTACCTGAATGAGAGTGCCAGAGATGGGTTCCTGGTACGGAGGCTCggaatttatattgaaaaGTTGTATAACTTGGTATTGGACACTGGGTGACCAGAGGAACTCCGTCCATTGAAGGAGTTTCGATTTGATTTTGGCCCCGCCAATGCATAGCCGCCGCTCTTCCGGGCAATCGATTGACAATGTCAACAACCAAAATGTCATTCTCACAgacctgaaaaaaatttacagtaGAACATTGACTataattacataatttattataataatatctaaattaatcaattgtaATCAATAAGAACGGTAGTCAGTAGTTATTAATAGTGACTTAACTAAttagtaattaataatatttaactgagatgaatattaaaaattattatatgtcacaaaagaaaatgtcattttctgaaatctgagaaaaatttatattaaaaaaattatattttgaaaGATGTGGAAAAaacatattttgaaaataattgattgataATTTTAGGACTGACTGTAGCTGTAATCAATAAGAACGGCTGTCAGTAATTAATAGTGATTTAACTAATTAgtgattaataatatttaacaCAAAAGAAAAAGTCATTTCCTGAGatctgagaaaaatttatattaaaaaaaattatattttgaaatatgtggaaaaaaaatattttgtaaataattgattgataATTTTAGCACTGACTGTACCTGAATACTGGGCCCTGGTAATTGCCGATTGGCTGTCAGTATTCCTCGCCGATGTCCATCGACAGAAACGCAATGTTTCGATAAACACGAGGTTTCATTCACCAAACAATTACCACAAGccctaaaatattaatttttataataattatttatttgcagAATGAAagattcaatggaaaattggttgtaagaattattcatttaaataatcacatggatttgaatttttatgatgcattttgcatttttatttgtttcagtTCTGTACTCTCTGGATTTATTAACAATATCCGCAGGGAAATTTGATTTAGGaatgaggggaggggggacgaTTCCCATTGGCAGTGAACGCAGGTCATTAATCCGGAAAATAaagcatttgaaaattgaaattcacatAAATTCACACCGCCTGCTGAGAAATGATTATGTTTTATACCTGAACTATCTCCAGTTTCGTTACGTAACGATCAATGATGCAATTGGTGAACTAACACATGTTCCAAGTGCACATTCTCATATGTATATCTATAAATATACTTATTGCTTGCACTACCTTCACATACTATTACGGTAATAATGATGCAATATATATTTTGTCGTATTCTCGAGATccgaatgaaattttgaatctTTCTCGGGTGTTTATTTTGTTAAGGCTGTTGTCGTGCACagacagaaattttggataacaAATACATCTGTAGAGGGAGAAgtgacaatcaaccactttttaggtccaaattttgtggaaaaattagagTTGGGAGGTCCATTTTTTTAGATAAAACTAATCTTCGTTCCTCGTTTCGTCCCCAGAAAAGGcccaatttttacctaaaatttcttgcGGTGCGCGAAATATTTACTATACAGTTATTGTTGAATTTGTTATTATGAATAGTTTAAAGAAAAAGCTGCAAAATGGTCACtttcttttcaaaattatccgTTTGGAACTTGagacagaaatttttgaaatttggaatattttttcagggaataaaataaagcgtcacgaattataatttttataaaattaacgagtcgataatttttcaagtaaattgttttttatgtaaaagtCATAACATTGAATacagatttaaaaaattgaatcgattGTTTGTTCTGAAATTGAGacaaaaatttcagaaattttgGTACCTTTGCACGGGTTAAAATGGCGCATCAcggattataattttttttaaatcaacagTTTGATACTtatttaactatttttttttaagtagaaGCCACATCATTGAATACagcgaagaaaaattaaatcgattgATCGTTGTGTTTCCGAGAaataatttcagaaaattcataaattcacataattaattatagtTACAATAGGATAAATATAGTTATATATGAGCTGTCATACCTAatcaataaaatgaaactacaTACTATCAAAAGGCTATGTTTTAATCTGAACGTTTTCGCGCCGcataaatttttgacaaaGACTGTCACGCGAGAACAACCTTAAGGTTTTTTCATCGTTTTCAAGTACTCTGACCCATAGCCTCGGGTTATTTACCCTACCCTTAAGGACGTTAtcgtataaaatattttttttttagtgaatatttataataaagaACTAAAAATGTCATATGCCCATGCCCTTCTAAAAAAATCCTTATCCATAATCTAataattcccaaaaaaatcatatcgAAAAAAGGTCATGAACTGGGCCATTTAAATGTAGACTTGAATTACCCCCTACTCTCAAAATtaagtttaaaaatatttgtttgtttTGGTTGTGTTCGtttgtttaattttcgtttatttttttttctattcatctGTTCTCTATGatactaaaaaaattccaacattCCACCGCCAAATTACCATTAAGAGTACTCTGTAGTAATGAGATTTGACGTGTGCAAACAATTGTAATTATATGTAACGAGACATGTACTAAAAGGGACTAGAGAAAAGGaaaaggaaatgaaaaaacccGAGAGGGTATGCACATGAGTAATAAAATAGAATCGTACTTGCTGAGAGAATGAAAGGGTTCTAATGTCAACTTCACCCGACAGATCATCGGCCAGTCCAGGTGATGACAGGGCCGATCACATGACAAGAATGTTTGttctgtaaataaaaaaaataataactacGAAACTCTCCGATTTCCACCTGAAAACATTAATTCTCTCGACTCGCAGGACGttaaaataatgatttcagaataaaaaaaactcttccGACATCCGGAAAATTTCTCCACTTCTTGTGGGTCCCCGTAAACAATGTGCTGGCAATGTTTATTTCCCTCTCACAAGGAACTAGGAACAATCAACACTTACTAGGCCTGTAATtgcaaaaatgtaaaaaactcGCTGCCAATAAACTCACGACGACTACAACCGCGATTCGTTGgaggaattttttcgaaatcatCTGGCGGTCGGTCATATTAACCCtccaaaatccaaaatttatgttatttaattttttatcgcagTCGAATCAGTCGAACAATCACCGAAATCACTTGTCAACACTCGATCGACCTCAAGtccgcgatttattgtttaatcGACCGAATATCGATTATTTCTTCTTCCTCGATCGATCAAATCGCCCTCGCATCATCAACATCACCTCAGTCCATCACTTTCTCAACtgctaattataattttatcataattatttattttgcgcGGGAAATGATTTGTTCACTCGCCGCCGGGCGCgtaaaattggaaaactgatttttattaaaatattcaattcagtCTCTGATTAAGTTTCGCTTTACCACACACGTGCGATTCGACTTGCGGAAACACAATCTCACGGAGTACTAACTATAACTATATAACTGATGACAGGGGCCTTAGCTGTAGCAGTTGCCGTAATATCGAACCGACGACTacaaatgaaagtaaaggtgaATAGTCCCCCGAATGACGGCCCCTTAGACACTCGTATTTTTGACTAGTCCCCATTAAATGTTCTGttccattggatttttttttatccgcgATGAAAGGAGAAGGAAGATGATTTTAAGAAAGGCTGGatgtaaaatgaaatgaaaatggtgaaagTTGTCTGGCAGTCCCGGACCTCGATGGCCTctcaggaagaaaaaaaatatatattcgttgctctcactgcttctctttCTTAGCCATTGGTAAACTTTCATTCGCCGGACTTTCCTTATTACCTCTCGAATTACGTTTTTgaacttgaaataattttgcttTCGCTCACAACTCCGGGTTTATTCGTCGCGTAATTGGAAGGATAGAAAGCAGGTACTATTCAGAGTTTTTTTGTGGTGAGAGGGGACGTGAttttggggagaaaaaaatttgggtttTAGAGTTGTGGTTTTAAGtggagaaaatgtttttttagaaatttttgagaGAGGGGGTTGTGGGGTGtgggggaggggaaaaatgGGGGTTTGGATTTTGTAGGTTCAGAGatttataaaagaaaaaaatttgggtttTTAAATTAGTTGTTTTTCATgacgaaaatgttttttagaaatttttgagaGGGGGGTTGTGGGGTGtgggggaggggaaaaattggGGGTTTGGATTTTGTAGATTCAGAGATTTatgtaagaaaaaaatttggttttttaaatttcttgtcttaaaaaacgaaaatggTTTTTTAGACATTTTCTGGAGAGGGGATTGTTAGGGATGAGGGAGGGGCAAATTTGGGGGAAGATTGGGATTTggtattttcagaaatttatgAAAGAATATCTTGAATTGAGAGATATCTGTATTTATATATTTGTTtgtattttaatttcttttggTCATATTGGCGATGAGCTTCCGAATGGATCCGACGAAATTCACCTTTTCGTGAACTATAAGAATAATAAAGTAATTACTGATGGATAAAATAGCGAAATTATTGACCTAAGATTTGATACATAgggatttcaaatttttattccgcTCATTTTTCAAGTTATGGCGCCCACGAgccattttaaaaaaactgaaaaaacgaGGATAAAACTGAATTACCGCAGGTGAAATGGTCTTCTCTCGATTCAGTTGTACAGACGCCGTCGCGACGAGTACTTAAAAAACTAATGGAATCGGTCAAACGATTAAAGAGATATCGGAGAAAAACGATTTTCGAGAAATCGCTATATCTCCGGAACCACTCAAcgaatgaatttcaattcccTCTCAAAATTTCACCAATGCAAGCACTAATTGACAGGCAAAATTTCCGCGTCGTTGCGACCACCGTTTTCGAGTAATGAGGACAGTTCTGGATAAATAACCACAAGCCTGCACACACATACCCACACACAAACGAAAAATCtataaatgatttttggaaaatagttCAAATATCTAAGGATTTGCAAAGAAAATTAGTAAATCGAAATAAAtcacgataaaaatattttcattcaaaagaaaaaatttacgaAATATATCTCTCTGTAATCAATATAccgaattaattgattaattaaaaatataaaaattagatGTTCAACTTCTATGACATTCATCCCCCTGTCAACGATCGATttcgtttcattatttttttattagaggATAAGTGTTACAGAAATTAAATATCTAACATATATAACacatataatatataacaTATACAACATATAATTATATATCATGTTAAGTATAATGTATGTCTGTTATACTTaacataattataaaataaaatgttaaatattataattatgttAAGTATATGACTTTATTgactattttataattttcattttaatatttatgtcTATTATACTTAACATAATTATATATTACATATATCATACATAAACTATTATTCATACATTATATACTCATATAAAACACATGAAAATgagaaacatttatttttattatcttcttaataaaaaaaagggatttttttatgaaagagAAAATCAACTATTAGAGAGAACGATCGATTATTGGATTGACCTATTCTCATCAATTTCGACTTTTAATTATGCCTTCGACTGACGCCACAAGAGCGAGCCAGACGCGCGCGACCTTTTctactcaataaaaaaattcacgctcattattattatataatctAATATATATAATGACCCTAATAAATTCGATGGCTTTAATCAGATCAAATTCCAATGACtcaatttccgaaaattttgttcagaattaaaaacaaaaatgactTTTCCCTCAATGCAGGACCGTACGTTGCGAGTCCCCCGGATACATGAGTCCCAATAATAGTAAATATTCATGTGCATCTGCAGAAGTTCGTATACAAAGATCAACGAACCGGTGATACGTCTGTACATGCACATTTCCGCACTCATATCGGCGCAATGAATGTGTGAGTAACAGCCATTACCGAGCAGTATCTCAACCCCAACTTTCACCTAATGCCCAATGACTTGCGGATGaatttaaataacaaataaaaattgttggaaaatttcgaattaaaaatttctcaatatCCGGGAAAATTAAgccggaaaattgaaaaaaaaatccagcgtCGGCGATGGAGAGACGCTAACGGTATCGGTAACAACAAAATTCACATACGAactcttatttttatttcgaacATACGaactgtaatttttaattaataaaatcattatttttcaaagttatttccatttaatatctaatttttatttcgcaCATACGAACTCTATTTTTATctctaataaaattttattaaaaataaataaaaatatattaataaatattattatttgttcattttattccatgtaattttattttattttaaataatcagTGACACgacgaaata
The window above is part of the Diachasmimorpha longicaudata isolate KC_UGA_2023 chromosome 9, iyDiaLong2, whole genome shotgun sequence genome. Proteins encoded here:
- the LOC135166222 gene encoding uncharacterized protein LOC135166222 isoform X3, whose product is MACGNCLVNETSCLSKHCVSVDGHRRGILTANRQLPGPSIQVCENDILVVDIVNRLPGRAAAMHWRGQNQIETPSMDGVPLVTQCPIPSYTTFQYKFRASVPGTHLWHSHSASDIANGIFGSLIVRQADVREPHRNLYDIDDPSHVILISQWHHSVQSDDVTTDHGVSKKSALLLINGKGRQPHDSKMPLSVFTVIPGKRHRFRIAHAGGAGICPVTFLIHRHSILLIALDGHPVKPLPVQEITLANGERADFILETRGRNNDQYNITVKTIKSCRTGSTSGSAILKYETPNYLNEIDESTMTKSASKRKMTTNPAEKCQTTENVCVTEVKALKALPLALSEPKTQITIYLPINQQTLVSNIAGEDMKRLSMNNASFIYPSSPLLTQGADVPEDILCSGSDPNLSNHCKKQESGGTECECVHLKRIPLGATVEIILLDQAGRDDLIYHLHGYHFYIVGARYFGKSESLDHIKEMDKNDALFTRNLACPPLKDTVIVPKFGAVAIRFKADNPGYWMLRDEHAPEWTRGLDVILQVGDATDMVPAPQDFPKCGSFVGPDYFLI
- the LOC135166222 gene encoding uncharacterized protein LOC135166222 isoform X1; the encoded protein is MTDRQMISKKFLQRIAVVVVVSLLAASFLHFCNYRPKQTFLSCDRPCHHLDWPMICRVKLTLEPFHSLSKACGNCLVNETSCLSKHCVSVDGHRRGILTANRQLPGPSIQVCENDILVVDIVNRLPGRAAAMHWRGQNQIETPSMDGVPLVTQCPIPSYTTFQYKFRASVPGTHLWHSHSASDIANGIFGSLIVRQADVREPHRNLYDIDDPSHVILISQWHHSVQSDDVTTDHGVSKKSALLLINGKGRQPHDSKMPLSVFTVIPGKRHRFRIAHAGGAGICPVTFLIHRHSILLIALDGHPVKPLPVQEITLANGERADFILETRGRNNDQYNITVKTIKSCRTGSTSGSAILKYETPNYLNEIDESTMTKSASKRKMTTNPAEKCQTTENVCVTEVKALKALPLALSEPKTQITIYLPINQQTLVSNIAGEDMKRLSMNNASFIYPSSPLLTQGADVPEDILCSGSDPNLSNHCKKQESGGTECECVHLKRIPLGATVEIILLDQAGRDDLIYHLHGYHFYIVGARYFGKSESLDHIKEMDKNDALFTRNLACPPLKDTVIVPKFGAVAIRFKADNPGYWMLRDEHAPEWTRGLDVILQVGDATDMVPAPQDFPKCGSFVGPDYFLI
- the LOC135166222 gene encoding uncharacterized protein LOC135166222 isoform X2, translating into MFFRIAIFIGLGSVVATIIYLTPIPEQTFLSCDRPCHHLDWPMICRVKLTLEPFHSLSKACGNCLVNETSCLSKHCVSVDGHRRGILTANRQLPGPSIQVCENDILVVDIVNRLPGRAAAMHWRGQNQIETPSMDGVPLVTQCPIPSYTTFQYKFRASVPGTHLWHSHSASDIANGIFGSLIVRQADVREPHRNLYDIDDPSHVILISQWHHSVQSDDVTTDHGVSKKSALLLINGKGRQPHDSKMPLSVFTVIPGKRHRFRIAHAGGAGICPVTFLIHRHSILLIALDGHPVKPLPVQEITLANGERADFILETRGRNNDQYNITVKTIKSCRTGSTSGSAILKYETPNYLNEIDESTMTKSASKRKMTTNPAEKCQTTENVCVTEVKALKALPLALSEPKTQITIYLPINQQTLVSNIAGEDMKRLSMNNASFIYPSSPLLTQGADVPEDILCSGSDPNLSNHCKKQESGGTECECVHLKRIPLGATVEIILLDQAGRDDLIYHLHGYHFYIVGARYFGKSESLDHIKEMDKNDALFTRNLACPPLKDTVIVPKFGAVAIRFKADNPGYWMLRDEHAPEWTRGLDVILQVGDATDMVPAPQDFPKCGSFVGPDYFLI